One genomic segment of Oceanotoga teriensis includes these proteins:
- a CDS encoding DUF969 domain-containing protein has protein sequence MLSLIGVAIIIIGFILKLDTIAVVLVAGVITGLTGGLSIMEILSIIGQTFIDTRYMSLFLLTLPVIGVLERYGLREKAADMIKNMKSVTTGRVLTIYLLIRELAAALSLRLGGHVQFIRPLVNPMAYGAAEKNYGDIDEKTEDEIKGFSAMAENLGNFFGQNVFVAAGGVLLIVATLQEQGIEIKPLDVAKASIPIAIFAFLYGVIQHYILDKKIQKKLSKKNGGK, from the coding sequence ATGCTTTCGCTGATTGGGGTAGCGATAATAATCATAGGATTCATATTAAAATTAGATACAATAGCCGTAGTTCTTGTTGCTGGAGTTATAACTGGTTTAACAGGTGGACTTAGCATTATGGAAATATTAAGTATAATAGGTCAAACCTTCATAGATACGAGATATATGTCATTATTTCTTTTAACCCTTCCTGTAATAGGGGTACTTGAAAGATATGGTTTAAGAGAAAAGGCTGCAGACATGATAAAAAATATGAAATCAGTTACAACTGGAAGAGTTTTAACAATATACTTATTAATAAGAGAACTCGCAGCAGCTCTTTCATTAAGACTTGGTGGTCATGTACAATTTATAAGACCTCTTGTAAATCCAATGGCATATGGTGCTGCAGAAAAAAATTATGGTGATATCGATGAAAAAACAGAAGACGAAATAAAAGGATTCTCCGCAATGGCAGAAAATCTTGGAAACTTTTTTGGCCAAAATGTATTCGTTGCAGCAGGTGGAGTATTACTAATAGTTGCAACTCTACAAGAACAAGGAATAGAAATAAAACCTCTTGATGTTGCAAAAGCTTCTATACCAATAGCAATATTTGCTTTCTTATACGGAGTAATACAACATTATATTTTGGATAAAAAAATACAAAAAAAACTATCCAAAAAAAATGGAGGTAAATAA
- a CDS encoding DUF979 domain-containing protein: MKNTLLEIFYIISGLISITAAFYSLKDKKHPHRLETALFWSIFGFIFIAGKYIPSWIVGILILIMGILTATKRVTFGSLINSTEEFREKSSKLIGGKIFIPALTIGIIAFAVAQGIPSLGGLVGLGFGALAATIISFFITKAKPKEFTYDSSRLLLQIGAASILPQLLTALGALFTKAGVGTVISDGIGNFVQQGNILGGVIAYCLGMAIFTMIMGNAFAAFAVITAGIGIPFVYSQGANPAIAGSLALTAGYCGTLMTPMAANFNIVPAAILQTKNKNRVIISQFPIAIALLITHILLMYYWAF; this comes from the coding sequence ATGAAAAATACATTATTAGAAATATTTTATATAATATCTGGACTAATATCAATAACAGCGGCTTTTTACAGTTTAAAAGATAAAAAACACCCTCATAGATTAGAAACTGCATTATTCTGGTCAATATTTGGATTTATATTTATAGCTGGAAAATATATACCCTCATGGATAGTTGGAATACTAATACTAATAATGGGTATATTAACGGCAACCAAAAGAGTAACTTTTGGTTCACTCATAAACTCAACAGAAGAATTCAGAGAAAAATCATCAAAATTAATTGGGGGAAAAATATTCATACCTGCTTTAACAATAGGAATAATAGCCTTTGCTGTTGCCCAAGGAATACCTTCACTTGGTGGTTTAGTTGGTCTTGGATTTGGTGCATTAGCTGCTACAATAATCTCATTCTTTATAACAAAAGCAAAACCAAAAGAATTTACATACGATAGCTCAAGATTATTATTACAGATAGGAGCTGCTAGCATACTTCCACAATTATTAACAGCACTTGGTGCATTATTCACAAAAGCCGGAGTAGGAACTGTAATATCTGATGGAATAGGAAATTTTGTACAACAAGGAAACATACTTGGTGGAGTAATAGCCTACTGCCTTGGAATGGCTATATTCACAATGATAATGGGAAATGCATTCGCCGCATTTGCAGTAATAACAGCTGGAATAGGAATACCATTTGTATATTCACAAGGTGCAAACCCTGCAATTGCAGGATCATTAGCTCTAACTGCAGGATATTGTGGAACATTGATGACACCAATGGCAGCAAACTTCAATATAGTTCCAGCAGCAATATTACAAACAAAAAATAAAAATAGAGTTATAATCTCTCAATTTCCTATTGCAATAGCATTATTAATAACTCATATACTATTAATGTATTATTGGGCTTTCTAA
- the pcp gene encoding pyroglutamyl-peptidase I, producing MKVLITGFDPFGGEKINPAYEAVKRLPDEIENSEIIKIEIPTVFKKSYQKLEENIKIHNPDIVICIGQAGGRFEITPERVAINIDDARIKDNEGNQPIDQKIFEDGDSAYFSTLPIKAMVKEIKLQNIPASISNTAGTFVCNHIMYSLLYLINKKYPNIKGGFIHVPFINEQIIDKRNTPYMNLNDIIIGLTSAVKAAIKYKDDIKTIGGKLH from the coding sequence ATGAAAGTATTAATAACAGGTTTTGATCCATTTGGTGGAGAAAAAATAAACCCTGCTTATGAAGCTGTAAAAAGACTTCCAGATGAAATAGAAAACTCAGAAATAATAAAAATAGAAATACCTACAGTATTCAAAAAATCTTATCAAAAACTCGAAGAAAATATAAAAATTCATAATCCTGATATAGTAATATGTATAGGACAAGCTGGAGGAAGATTTGAAATAACCCCTGAAAGAGTTGCAATAAATATAGATGATGCGAGAATAAAAGACAATGAAGGAAATCAACCAATAGATCAAAAAATATTCGAAGATGGTGATTCAGCATATTTTTCAACTCTTCCAATAAAAGCAATGGTCAAAGAAATAAAATTACAAAATATTCCAGCTTCAATATCAAACACAGCTGGAACATTCGTATGTAATCACATAATGTACTCATTATTATATTTAATAAACAAAAAATATCCAAACATAAAAGGTGGATTCATACATGTACCTTTTATAAATGAACAAATTATTGATAAAAGAAATACACCATACATGAACTTAAATGATATAATAATAGGCTTAACCTCAGCAGTAAAAGCCGCTATAAAGTATAAAGATGATATAAAAACAATTGGAGGAAAACTCCATTAA
- a CDS encoding alpha/beta fold hydrolase: MSKVLKIKNDIFDYLTFGKGDNILIMIPGLDDGFSSVKGKGLIFSHSLKKFKKNFKVYIISRKRNMPKNYSTLDMANDLNNFIEKLNINHFNLLGTSMGGAIAQYFAINHPKKLKKLCLAVTFTGKYDTLKYICNYWKKLAQEKNGYELMKSSSEYSYTENELKKQRKYFPLMKLLKFNINYERFLIQINACINHNTENIIHKINTPTLIIGGKNDKIVGNKEAIFMNSEIKNSLLYQSEYGHALMAEEKQNYENTIINFFKE; encoded by the coding sequence ATGAGTAAAGTATTAAAAATAAAAAATGATATTTTTGATTATTTAACTTTTGGAAAAGGAGATAATATATTAATAATGATTCCTGGACTCGATGATGGATTTTCTTCAGTTAAAGGAAAAGGTTTAATATTTTCTCACTCATTAAAAAAATTCAAAAAAAATTTCAAAGTCTATATAATTTCAAGAAAGAGAAATATGCCTAAAAATTATAGTACCTTAGACATGGCAAATGATTTAAATAATTTTATAGAAAAATTAAATATAAATCATTTCAATCTATTAGGTACATCTATGGGTGGTGCAATAGCACAATATTTTGCAATAAATCATCCAAAAAAATTAAAAAAATTATGTTTAGCCGTTACTTTCACTGGAAAATATGATACATTAAAATATATATGTAATTATTGGAAAAAACTTGCTCAAGAAAAAAACGGTTATGAACTCATGAAAAGTTCTTCTGAATATTCATATACAGAAAATGAACTAAAAAAACAAAGAAAATACTTTCCTTTAATGAAACTATTAAAATTCAATATAAACTATGAAAGATTTTTAATACAAATCAATGCCTGTATAAATCATAATACTGAAAACATAATACATAAAATAAATACTCCTACTTTAATAATAGGGGGAAAAAATGATAAAATAGTAGGAAATAAAGAAGCTATTTTTATGAACTCCGAAATAAAAAACTCTTTATTATACCAATCAGAATACGGACATGCATTAATGGCAGAAGAAAAACAAAATTATGAAAATACAATAATAAATTTTTTTAAGGAGTAA
- a CDS encoding TetR/AcrR family transcriptional regulator — translation MKKAFYNISEEKQNKIIKISIEEFSKNGYKNTSLNTIIKKVDISKGGMYKYIDSKFELFEYIINISTEKILKNMPSFKGNNIYDDLITYAIWEYDFYKENPKIYSLFEKIILYPSCKEEKIIHENIIKTSNTYFFDIIKKYNISTEKSNIIFWTLKGLNELYIKNIIEKESYISQLMKYINILKKI, via the coding sequence ATGAAAAAAGCCTTTTATAATATATCAGAAGAAAAACAAAACAAAATTATAAAAATCTCTATTGAAGAATTCTCCAAAAATGGCTATAAAAATACATCCTTAAATACAATTATAAAAAAAGTTGATATATCTAAAGGAGGCATGTATAAATATATAGATTCAAAATTTGAATTATTTGAATATATAATAAATATTTCTACTGAAAAAATACTAAAAAATATGCCCTCATTTAAAGGAAATAATATATATGATGATCTCATAACATATGCAATATGGGAATATGATTTTTACAAAGAAAACCCAAAAATATACTCATTATTTGAAAAAATAATTTTATATCCTTCATGCAAAGAAGAAAAAATAATACATGAAAATATTATCAAAACATCAAATACATATTTTTTTGATATCATAAAAAAATACAATATATCAACAGAAAAATCTAATATCATATTTTGGACTCTAAAAGGTTTAAATGAACTATATATAAAAAATATAATCGAAAAAGAATCCTATATATCACAACTAATGAAATATATTAATATATTAAAAAAAATATAA
- a CDS encoding Crp/Fnr family transcriptional regulator, translated as MKEADMFNKMFSKKLQEKMTDKLLNYIAPLGKQKNYSKNQIVEICDSNHIYIVTNGYFKELVYSPEGKEISFYRLNAGTIFGEMDFFDNQKTFGIVKSLEENSSISAVNRKIIEEMLITDKELYWCFMHSIIRKFRIISLNYVNSLSNDSTGKLAGFLIALIAQHGQKCTQESKIIPYPYTHQEIANALGISRITITKSINELKKLGLITYYGKYIKIENPKELMKLYKTVW; from the coding sequence ATGAAAGAAGCTGATATGTTCAACAAAATGTTCAGTAAAAAATTACAAGAAAAAATGACGGATAAATTATTAAATTATATAGCCCCTCTTGGCAAACAAAAAAATTACTCAAAAAATCAAATAGTTGAAATATGCGACTCAAATCACATATACATAGTAACAAATGGTTATTTCAAAGAACTCGTATACTCTCCTGAAGGAAAAGAAATAAGTTTTTACAGATTAAATGCTGGAACAATATTTGGAGAAATGGATTTCTTTGATAATCAAAAAACATTTGGAATAGTAAAATCATTAGAAGAAAACTCATCAATATCCGCAGTAAACAGAAAAATAATAGAAGAAATGTTAATCACAGACAAAGAATTATACTGGTGTTTTATGCATTCAATAATAAGAAAATTTAGAATAATATCTTTAAACTATGTAAACTCATTATCAAACGACTCAACTGGAAAATTAGCTGGTTTTCTCATTGCTTTAATAGCACAACATGGTCAAAAATGTACACAAGAAAGCAAAATAATTCCATATCCATACACACATCAAGAAATTGCAAACGCACTTGGAATATCAAGAATAACCATAACAAAATCGATAAATGAACTAAAAAAACTTGGTTTAATAACATATTATGGTAAATATATAAAAATAGAAAATCCAAAAGAACTAATGAAACTATACAAAACAGTATGGTAA
- a CDS encoding LacI family DNA-binding transcriptional regulator — translation MDKKITIKDIAKKAGVSTSTVSRVLNDTLPVKKETKEIIIKTIKELNYYPDSLARSLRMGSTKTIGIIIPDISNPFFSMLVKGSEDYLREQNYSTIICNSDNKKEDEKIVKLLLEKKVDAILYAGIGNLEKFKKIKTPIIYIDRIEKNSNSSYIVSNNYQGMTTLLDYLLKNNHKTYIFISGDENIFSASERLRAFTDFSKKHKIKNQIIQADYTFQSGIRIAEKIQTIPDAIVCSNDLMAYGIIQGLKNRKINVPKDVSVTGYDDILFSAMFNPPLTTIKQPIYQMGRTASEIVIQILQKKVKENPIKMFKNELILRNSVLKRK, via the coding sequence ATGGATAAAAAAATTACAATAAAAGATATTGCTAAAAAAGCTGGTGTAAGTACCTCTACAGTTTCAAGAGTACTAAATGATACATTACCAGTAAAAAAAGAAACAAAAGAAATAATAATAAAAACAATAAAAGAATTAAACTACTATCCAGATTCATTGGCAAGAAGTTTGAGAATGGGTAGTACAAAAACAATAGGAATAATAATTCCAGATATATCAAACCCATTTTTTTCTATGCTCGTAAAAGGATCAGAAGACTATCTAAGAGAACAAAACTATTCAACAATAATATGTAATTCAGATAATAAAAAAGAAGATGAAAAAATAGTAAAACTACTACTCGAAAAAAAAGTAGATGCAATACTATATGCTGGTATTGGAAATCTTGAAAAATTCAAAAAAATAAAAACTCCGATCATATACATAGACAGAATAGAAAAAAACTCAAATTCATCCTACATAGTATCAAACAATTATCAAGGAATGACTACATTACTCGATTATCTTCTAAAAAACAATCATAAAACATATATATTCATCTCCGGAGATGAAAACATATTTTCAGCAAGTGAAAGACTCAGAGCATTTACAGATTTTTCAAAAAAACATAAAATAAAAAATCAAATAATACAAGCTGATTACACATTCCAATCGGGAATAAGAATTGCAGAAAAAATTCAAACAATACCAGATGCAATAGTATGCTCAAACGATTTAATGGCCTATGGAATAATTCAAGGTCTAAAAAACAGAAAAATAAATGTACCAAAAGATGTAAGTGTTACAGGATATGATGACATACTATTCAGTGCAATGTTCAACCCACCATTGACAACCATAAAACAACCAATATATCAAATGGGAAGAACGGCCTCAGAAATAGTAATACAAATATTACAAAAAAAAGTAAAAGAAAACCCTATAAAAATGTTCAAAAACGAATTAATACTAAGAAACAGCGTATTAAAAAGAAAATGA
- the rbsD gene encoding D-ribose pyranase, giving the protein MKKTGIYNSIISSEIAKMGHTDILTIVDMGYPIPKESKYVDIVLDKGKPSFKEVLQIVLKELEIEQVIIASEIKEKNKEQYEYITKNIKTTIKELTHEEFKKHAKDSRFFIRTGEASPYSNIMLISGVIF; this is encoded by the coding sequence ATGAAAAAAACTGGAATATACAACTCAATAATATCCTCAGAAATTGCAAAAATGGGACATACCGACATATTGACAATAGTTGATATGGGATATCCTATACCAAAAGAATCAAAATATGTCGATATAGTACTAGACAAAGGGAAACCCTCCTTCAAAGAGGTGCTTCAAATAGTTCTAAAAGAATTAGAAATAGAGCAAGTAATAATAGCATCAGAAATAAAAGAAAAAAACAAAGAACAATATGAATACATAACAAAAAATATAAAAACCACCATAAAAGAACTAACACATGAAGAATTTAAAAAACATGCAAAAGATTCAAGATTCTTCATAAGAACAGGAGAAGCCAGCCCTTACTCAAATATAATGTTAATCTCAGGAGTAATATTCTAA
- a CDS encoding sugar ABC transporter ATP-binding protein produces MLLKMEKICKDFSGVKALKSVDFQLEKGEIHSLLGENGAGKSTLIKILGGVYTATSGEIYLENQKMNFKNPLDSQKKGIAIIHQELMLAENLSIAENIFLGKKIGTIFNTNIKKMIQESKKYLNMLGFEIDPSEKVKNLNVSQKQLVEIAKALSYNSKIIVMDEPTATITEHEVKKLFKIMKDLKKEGISIIFITHRMDEVYEISDKVTVLRDGEFIGSGELKNYEKDTLIKMMVGREVKDMYPKFNKIEDEIIFELKNFEVENHIKPLSFKIKKGEIFGITGLVGCGKSELAMGLFGIMKNKFEKMIIKSKEIKHLKNPLEALKNGIIIIPEERKSQGIIPGLDITKNIILPNIKKFGTSYSINWKKAEKTAQEEIQKFRIKTPNQRQKLKKLSGGNQQKVVISKYLMRQPELAIFVEPTRGIDVGAKIEVYNLINQLANQGIVVILISSEIPEIVGLCDRTMVMHRGKVSGIINSKDMDPEKILKAGTGLTENDKK; encoded by the coding sequence ATGCTGTTAAAAATGGAAAAAATCTGCAAAGATTTTTCAGGTGTAAAAGCATTAAAAAGTGTAGATTTTCAACTCGAAAAAGGAGAAATACACTCATTACTTGGAGAAAACGGAGCTGGAAAAAGCACATTAATAAAAATACTTGGTGGTGTATATACGGCAACTTCAGGTGAAATATACTTAGAAAATCAAAAAATGAACTTCAAAAATCCTTTAGACTCACAAAAAAAAGGTATAGCCATAATTCATCAAGAACTTATGCTCGCCGAAAACTTAAGCATAGCTGAAAATATATTTCTTGGCAAAAAAATAGGAACCATATTCAACACAAACATAAAAAAAATGATACAAGAATCAAAAAAATACTTAAACATGCTTGGCTTTGAAATAGACCCTTCAGAAAAAGTAAAAAATTTAAATGTATCCCAAAAACAACTCGTAGAAATAGCCAAAGCATTATCATACAACTCAAAAATAATAGTGATGGATGAACCAACAGCAACAATAACAGAACATGAAGTAAAAAAACTATTCAAAATAATGAAAGATCTAAAAAAAGAAGGTATATCCATAATATTTATAACTCACAGAATGGATGAAGTATATGAAATATCAGACAAAGTAACAGTATTAAGAGATGGAGAATTCATAGGATCTGGTGAACTAAAAAACTATGAAAAAGACACTTTAATAAAAATGATGGTTGGAAGAGAAGTAAAAGACATGTATCCAAAATTCAATAAAATAGAAGACGAAATAATATTTGAACTAAAAAATTTTGAAGTAGAAAATCATATAAAACCCTTAAGTTTCAAAATTAAAAAAGGTGAAATATTTGGAATAACAGGACTTGTTGGATGTGGAAAATCAGAACTTGCAATGGGACTCTTTGGAATAATGAAAAACAAATTTGAAAAAATGATCATAAAATCAAAAGAAATAAAACATTTAAAAAATCCTTTAGAAGCATTAAAAAATGGAATAATAATAATTCCAGAAGAAAGAAAAAGTCAAGGAATAATACCAGGATTAGATATAACAAAAAACATAATACTACCAAACATAAAAAAATTTGGAACTTCATACTCCATAAATTGGAAAAAAGCTGAAAAAACAGCTCAAGAAGAAATTCAAAAATTCAGAATAAAAACACCTAATCAAAGACAAAAATTAAAAAAATTATCTGGTGGAAATCAACAAAAAGTAGTAATCTCAAAATATTTAATGAGACAACCTGAACTTGCAATATTCGTAGAACCAACAAGAGGAATCGATGTTGGTGCAAAAATAGAAGTATACAATCTCATAAATCAACTTGCAAATCAGGGAATAGTAGTAATACTAATATCTTCAGAAATTCCTGAAATAGTTGGACTATGCGATAGAACTATGGTGATGCACAGAGGAAAAGTATCTGGAATAATAAACTCCAAAGATATGGATCCAGAAAAAATACTAAAAGCAGGAACGGGGTTGACAGAAAATGACAAAAAATAA
- a CDS encoding ABC transporter permease: MTKNKILTFLRKNPALVGFIGIFIILSIISDSFLSIYNITNILRQTSIISIIGFGMTLVILTGGIDLSVGSTFALSAVIMASIVKAGNPILGIIVALLVGSAIGALNGIIISKGKIQPFIVTLAMMAIARSLTLGFTEGIPISGFSSGFRFLGRGDFLGIPMPIIIMFIVFFITYYILKKTRLGLYTYSIGGNEEATKLSGVNVDKYKIIIYMISGLFSAISAIILTARLNSAQPTFGTGYELDAIATVVLGGASLAGGYGGVFGTLFGALLLGTINNGMNLLNVSPFYQDAVKGVIILIAVLLEKED; encoded by the coding sequence ATGACAAAAAATAAAATTTTAACATTCTTAAGAAAAAATCCAGCTTTAGTTGGTTTTATAGGAATATTTATAATACTATCCATAATATCTGACAGCTTTTTAAGCATATACAATATAACAAACATATTGAGACAAACATCGATAATATCAATAATTGGATTTGGAATGACACTTGTAATACTAACTGGTGGAATAGACTTATCTGTTGGATCAACATTCGCATTAAGTGCAGTCATAATGGCAAGTATTGTAAAAGCTGGAAACCCAATACTTGGAATAATAGTTGCTTTATTAGTTGGTTCAGCAATAGGGGCATTAAATGGAATAATAATATCAAAAGGAAAAATACAACCATTCATAGTAACACTCGCAATGATGGCAATAGCAAGAAGTTTAACCCTTGGATTCACTGAAGGAATACCGATATCAGGATTCAGTTCAGGATTCAGATTTCTTGGCAGAGGTGACTTTCTTGGAATACCAATGCCTATAATAATAATGTTCATAGTATTCTTCATAACCTATTATATACTCAAAAAAACAAGACTTGGACTATATACATACTCAATAGGCGGAAATGAAGAAGCTACAAAACTATCTGGAGTAAATGTAGACAAATACAAAATAATAATATATATGATAAGTGGATTATTTTCAGCAATCAGTGCAATCATACTTACAGCAAGACTAAACTCTGCTCAACCAACCTTTGGAACAGGTTATGAATTAGATGCGATAGCAACCGTTGTACTAGGTGGAGCCTCATTAGCTGGTGGATATGGCGGAGTATTTGGAACATTATTTGGAGCACTGCTACTCGGAACCATAAACAATGGAATGAATTTATTAAACGTATCTCCATTCTATCAAGATGCAGTAAAAGGAGTAATAATACTAATAGCGGTACTTCTTGAAAAAGAAGACTAA
- the rbsB gene encoding ribose ABC transporter substrate-binding protein RbsB: MKKTLLTLLALTLIMSIGFSFTLGLSVSTLNNPFFVALKDGAVEKAEELNIDLIVADARDNPAKQLNDIEDMIQRKVDLIIINPTDSDAIASSVEEANDANIPVITVDRGSNGGKVLLHIASDNIAGGAMAAEFIAEKLNQKGKVIELVGIPGTSAARDRGAGFDQGISKYKDIKVVARQTANFNRAEGLVVMENLLQSNPDVNAVFAQNDEMALGAIEALKSAGKLKNVVVVGFDAVPDAVKSVQNKEMAATIAQQPEKMGGLAVTKAVEYLNTMTVYFPVDLKLVK, translated from the coding sequence ATGAAAAAAACATTATTAACATTATTAGCCTTAACCCTCATCATGAGTATTGGATTCTCATTCACATTAGGTTTATCCGTATCAACACTCAACAACCCTTTCTTTGTAGCATTAAAAGACGGTGCAGTAGAAAAAGCCGAAGAATTAAATATAGATCTAATAGTTGCAGATGCAAGAGATAACCCTGCAAAACAGTTAAATGATATAGAAGATATGATTCAGAGAAAAGTAGATCTAATAATAATAAACCCTACAGACTCAGATGCAATAGCATCATCAGTTGAAGAAGCAAACGATGCAAATATACCAGTAATAACTGTAGACAGAGGCTCAAATGGTGGAAAAGTATTATTACATATAGCTTCTGACAATATAGCTGGTGGAGCAATGGCTGCAGAATTTATAGCAGAAAAATTAAATCAAAAGGGAAAAGTAATAGAATTAGTAGGAATACCTGGAACATCTGCAGCAAGAGATAGAGGAGCAGGATTCGATCAAGGAATATCAAAATACAAAGATATAAAAGTTGTAGCAAGACAAACAGCAAACTTCAACAGAGCAGAAGGATTAGTAGTAATGGAAAATCTATTACAATCAAATCCAGATGTAAATGCAGTATTTGCTCAAAATGATGAAATGGCATTAGGTGCAATAGAAGCTTTAAAATCTGCAGGAAAACTAAAAAATGTAGTTGTAGTAGGTTTTGATGCAGTACCAGATGCTGTAAAATCTGTTCAAAATAAAGAAATGGCCGCAACAATAGCTCAACAACCAGAAAAAATGGGAGGACTCGCAGTAACAAAAGCAGTAGAATATCTAAACACAATGACAGTATACTTCCCTGTTGACTTAAAACTTGTAAAATAA